Proteins from a genomic interval of Opisthocomus hoazin isolate bOpiHoa1 chromosome 39, bOpiHoa1.hap1, whole genome shotgun sequence:
- the LOC142365379 gene encoding uncharacterized protein LOC142365379 — protein sequence MSRSSPIPRVPFLLRSRFFSPPLPPSAWRKCGGPERFLFGTLCRRRVATAARPAPLPSPLLSLFFLLLLFCGGFFYSPRRSSPSFPGCRSARDRGESAAARPLAGGGSAPLRGLCALPPPRSGLSAPGAAPGEAVRRESSAMEAPGLGRDPPEPGSEASPPAEASPAGAAGGSEDARLRPGAKRVTFPCDEDIVSGSEELKDPWRHAQNVTVEEIVTAYKQACQKLNCKQIPKLLRQIQEFKDLAPRIDCLDLKGEKLDYKACEALEEIFKRVQFKTVDLEQTSLDEDVSGRELSRLLVPVPQQTRSSGRLCSVLRSSWALPSFLGAVLCHWAPSLRPHALT from the exons ATGTCACGGTCCTCCCCCATCCCCCGTGTTCCTTTCCTCCTCCGCTCTCGGTTTTTCagtccccctctccccccttcgGCGTGGCGAAAGTGCGGCGGCCCCGAGCGCTTCCTCTTCGGAACGCTCTGTCGCCGCAGAGTCGCCAccgccgctcgccccgctcctctgccttctcccctgctttcgctcttttttttattgcttttattctgtgggggttttttttattccccgCGTCGCTCCTCCCCGTCCTTCCCCGGCTGCCGTTCCGCCCGCGACCGTGGCGAATCTGCGGCGGCCCGGCCGTTGGCGGGCGGAGGCTCCGCTCCCCTGCGCGGCCTTTgcgcgctccccccgccccggtccgGCCTCTCCGCGCCGGGCGCTGCCCCCGGGGAGGCGGTGAGGAGGGAGAGCTCCGCCATGgaggccccggggctgggccgcGACCCCCCCGAGCCCGGCAGCGAGGCCTCGCCGCCCGCCGAGGCctccccggccggggctgccgggggcagcgaGGACGCGCGGCTGCGGCCCGGCGCCAAGCGAGTGACGTTCCCCTGCGACGAGGACATCGTCTCGGGGTCGGAGGAGCTCAAGGACCCCTGGAGACACG CCCAGAATGTGACTGTCGAGGAAATCGTGACCGCCTACAAGCAGGCCTGCCAGAAGCTGAACTGCAAGCAGATACCCAAACTCCTGAGGCAGATACAG gaatTTAAAGACCTGGCTCCCAGGATAGACTGCTTAGATCTGAAAG GGGAGAAGCTGGATTACAAAGCCTGCGAGGCGCTGGAAGAAATTTTCAAGCGGGTCCAGTTCAAAACTGTTGATCTGGAGCAGACGAGCTTGGATGAAGATGTAAGTGGCCGTGAGCTCTCCCGGCTTCTCGTTCCTGTTCCACAGCAGACGCGAAGCTCAGGGCGTCTGTGCTCAGTCCTTCGCTCCTCCTGGGCACTGCCTTCTTTTctgggggctgtgctgtgtcacTGGGCCCCCTCCCTTCGTCCCCACGCTCTTACGTAG
- the LOC142365378 gene encoding uncharacterized protein LOC142365378 has protein sequence MEFFCGKLRLGSRDRSHLRGRQPWGLIRSTWCPLSLTQRCRGNPEGWEPLGSCRNKPQKLPEPLCLEEESRAAGGVTTRPCPNNPPRINLSQPPLPPFGLGSAGLDLCSWLLTNPAAAGWLGSQTARPPSPASGGFSADPKRRRRPAAGCLTPLHTLERRHSPGSGSGEGFAVPLHSTCFAGPFPTRRAAVSPCAGSPRDGCYNGNKALGLFEAAFHLFHGDWCRPWPPPAFERWEGAEEGAQLALVLLSGFPAPQGEISPWLGSGVGRVICLGSTGWFPIAGKAAPAGEVAVGLPETPAGDRLPPRFRLPMFRRGRCGRAGGRCLVLRTGAEICWRREERRSFHPPGSRSSPLQIRFAPQNHPPAIHVVSETPVFSTKIGLCSGAGGAAAP, from the coding sequence ATGGAATTTTTCTGTGGCAAACTGCGGCTTGGCTCCAGGGACAGAAGCCACCTGCGGGGACGGCAGCCTTGGGGTTTAATCCGTAGCACGTGGTGCCCGTTGTCGCTGACTCAGCGTTGCAGGGGGAATCCCGAAGGCTGGGAACCCCTTGGGAGCTGCCGTAACAAACCCCAGAAACTGCCGGAGCCGCTGTGCCTGGAGGAGGAGAGCCGTGCTGCCGGAGGAGTAACAACACGACCCTGCCCAAACAACCCCCCCAGAATAAATCTTTCACAGCCCCCATTGCCGCCGTTCGGACTCGGCTCTGCCGGGCTGGATCTTTGTTCTTGGCTGCTCACAaaccccgcagccgccggctgGCTGGGCAGCCAGACCGCGCGTCCCCCTTCCCCTGCAAGTGGGGGTTTCTCAGCAGACCCCAAGCGACGCAGACGCCCGGCTGCTGGTTGCTTGACGCCACTGCACACGCTAGAACGCCGGCACAGCCCAGGCTCAGGCTCTGGCGAAGGGTTTGCAGTCCCGCTCCACAGCACGTGCTTTGCCGGACCGTTTCCCACCCGGCGTGCCGCCGTTTCTCCCTGCGCTGGGTCCCCTCGCGATGGTTGTTACAACGGAAACAAAGCTCTGGGTTTATTTGAAGCGGCGTTCCACCTTTTTCACGGGGACTGGTGTCGGCCGTGGCCTCCTCCCGCTTTCGAGAGGTGGGAGGGAGCTGAGGAGGGCGCGCAGCTCGCCCTGGTCTTGTTGAGTGGGTTCCCGGCTCCGCAGGGTGAGATCAGCCCGTGGCTCGGCTCCGGCGTGGGAAGGGTGATCTGTTTGGGAAGCACGGGCTGGTTCCCCATCGCCGGCAAGGCCGCACCAGCCGGGGAGGTGGCGgtggggctgccggagaccccagcGGGCGACCGTTTGCCGCCGCGTTTTCGGCTGCCGATGTTTCGGAGGGGACGGTGCGGCCGAGCTGGCGGCCGTTGCCTCGTTCTTCGTACGGGGGCTGAGATCTGCTGGCGTCGGGAGGAAAGGCGGAGCTTCCACCCTCCCGGTTCCAGGTCCTCCCCTCTCCAAATTCGCTTTGCCCCACAGAATCACCCCCCAGCAATCCATGTGGTGTCCGAAACCCCCGTTTTTTCCACCAAAATTGGCTTGTGCAGCGGTGCGGGAGGAGCTGCAGCGCCGTGA
- the CCDC61 gene encoding centrosomal protein CCDC61 isoform X1, whose translation MRRRGEAHPANGTGAGQPGAGLLLRRRRSAVSDTQRCPPQAPPSAMEELRYLQADCAFRHGPHAVRLTLARSALEVEVEANLTTDQWRGQFDAAFIEELTRKTGNFKQFGVFCGMLESALTQSSESVSLELLTYADLESLRSRKTGAIARPPPPTASPLSTKRYLILVYSVEFDRIHYPLPLSYVGRPDPAALLRELRQELVRLRARRGDDGRDAEVRRLRDELEEQRAAETALRHAVRRSEDELLREKARHRREHQKLAAELSAAKASQQRLQLRVKSLTAELASCKRGCQTPAGAAPRPQERRSASRESRGGSQGRPPPRSPSPAGSRPPRFDPTAFVRARQRRQKEAELKNQRRGATFGSASPARSHGRSSSAESFRSRRSAVSSGSEADERSESLIPRGRRVTRPQRPLSTSSCNGPSVAPRPAASPKPLASNAARKCPGKENRSEEPSAELAEIDARLQALQEYMDSLATRM comes from the exons ATGAGACGGCGCGGCGAGGCGCATCCGGCCAATGGGACGGGGGCAGGGCAGCCGGGGGCGGGGCTGCtgctgaggcggcggcggagcgcggtGAGCG ACACCCAAAGgtgccccccccaggccccccccagcGCCATGGAGGAGCTGCGGTACCTGCAGGCCGACTGCGCCTTCCGGCACGGGCCACACGCTGTCCGGCTGACCCTCGCCCGCTCGGCgctggaggtggaggtggaggcCAACCTGACCACCGACCAGTGGAGAGGGCAGTTCGACGCCGCTT TCATCGAGGAGCTGACCCGCAAAACGGGGAATTTCAAGCAGTTTGGGGTTTTCTGCGGCATGCTGGAGTCGGCGCTGACGCAG AGCAGCGAGTCCGTCAGCCTGGAGCTCCTCACCTACGCCGACCTGGAGAGCCTGCGCAGCCGGAAAACGGGGGCGATCGCCCGGCCTCCCCCTCCCACCGCTTCCCCCCTCAGCACCAAGCGCTACCTCATCCTCGTCTACTCCGTCGAGTTCGACAG GATCCACTACCCGCTGCCGCTGTCCTACGTGGGGAGGCCGGATCCTGCcgcgctgctgcgggagctgaggCAGGAGCTGGTGCGGCTGCGGGCTCGGCGCGGGGACGACGGCCGAGATGCCGAGGTCCGGCGCCTGCGGGACGA gctggaggagcagcggGCGGCAGAGACGGCGTTGCGGCACGCGGTGCGGCGTTCCGAGgacgagctgctgcgggagaaaGCCCGGCACCGGCGCGAGCACCAGAAGCTGGCCGCCGAG CTGTCGGCGGCGAAGGCGTCgcagcagaggctgcagctgcGGGTGAAGAGCCTGACGGCCGAGCTGGCCTCCTGCAAGAGGGG CTGCCAGACCCCCGCCGGCGCGGCCCCTCGCCCGCAGGAGCGACGCTCGGCATCCCGGGAGAGCCGCGGCGGCAGCCAGGGCCGCCCTCCACCGCGGTCGCCGTCACCCGCGG gctctcgCCCGCCTCGTTTCGACCCCACCGCCTTCGTCAGGGCCCGGCAGCGCCGGCAGAAGGAAGCCGAGCTCAAAAA CCAGCGGCGCGGGGCGACTTTCGGCAGCGCCAGCCCGGCGAGGAGCCACGGGCGCAGCTCGTCGG CTGAAAGCTTCCGGAGCCGACGCTCGGCGGTGAGCTCCGGCAGCGAAGCCGATGAGCGCTCCGAGTCCCTGATCCCCAG gggcaggagggtgaCCCGCCCCCAGAGACCCCTGAGCACCTCGTCCTGCAACGGCCCCAGTGTG gcccctcgCCCAGCCGCCAGCCCCAAGCCGCTTGCGAGCAATGCTGCCAGGAAGTGCCCCGGTAAAG agaACCGCTCCGAGGAGCCCTCGGCCGAGCTGGCCGAGATCGACGCCCGGCTGCAGGCGCTGCAGGAGTACATGGACAGCCTGGCCACCCGCATGTGA
- the CCDC61 gene encoding centrosomal protein CCDC61 isoform X2, protein MRRRGEAHPANGTGAGQPGAGLLLRRRRSAVSGPPQRHGGAAVPAGRLRLPARATRCPADPRPLGAGGGGGGQPDHRPVERAVRRRFHRGADPQNGEFQAVWGFLRHAGVGADAEQRVRQPGAPHLRRPGEPAQPENGGDRPASPSHRFPPQHQALPHPRLLRRVRQDPLPAAAVLRGEAGSCRAAAGAEAGAGAAAGSARGRRPRCRGWRSSGRQRRRCGTRCGVPRTSCCGRKPGTGASTRSWPPSCQTPAGAAPRPQERRSASRESRGGSQGRPPPRSPSPAGSRPPRFDPTAFVRARQRRQKEAELKNQRRGATFGSASPARSHGRSSSAESFRSRRSAVSSGSEADERSESLIPRGRRVTRPQRPLSTSSCNGPSVAPRPAASPKPLASNAARKCPGKENRSEEPSAELAEIDARLQALQEYMDSLATRM, encoded by the exons ATGAGACGGCGCGGCGAGGCGCATCCGGCCAATGGGACGGGGGCAGGGCAGCCGGGGGCGGGGCTGCtgctgaggcggcggcggagcgcggtGAGCG gccccccccagcGCCATGGAGGAGCTGCGGTACCTGCAGGCCGACTGCGCCTTCCGGCACGGGCCACACGCTGTCCGGCTGACCCTCGCCCGCTCGGCgctggaggtggaggtggaggcCAACCTGACCACCGACCAGTGGAGAGGGCAGTTCGACGCCGCTT TCATCGAGGAGCTGACCCGCAAAACGGGGAATTTCAAGCAGTTTGGGGTTTTCTGCGGCATGCTGGAGTCGGCGCTGACGCAG AGCAGCGAGTCCGTCAGCCTGGAGCTCCTCACCTACGCCGACCTGGAGAGCCTGCGCAGCCGGAAAACGGGGGCGATCGCCCGGCCTCCCCCTCCCACCGCTTCCCCCCTCAGCACCAAGCGCTACCTCATCCTCGTCTACTCCGTCGAGTTCGACAG GATCCACTACCCGCTGCCGCTGTCCTACGTGGGGAGGCCGGATCCTGCcgcgctgctgcgggagctgaggCAGGAGCTGGTGCGGCTGCGGGCTCGGCGCGGGGACGACGGCCGAGATGCCGAG gctggaggagcagcggGCGGCAGAGACGGCGTTGCGGCACGCGGTGCGGCGTTCCGAGgacgagctgctgcgggagaaaGCCCGGCACCGGCGCGAGCACCAGAAGCTGGCCGCCGAG CTGCCAGACCCCCGCCGGCGCGGCCCCTCGCCCGCAGGAGCGACGCTCGGCATCCCGGGAGAGCCGCGGCGGCAGCCAGGGCCGCCCTCCACCGCGGTCGCCGTCACCCGCGG gctctcgCCCGCCTCGTTTCGACCCCACCGCCTTCGTCAGGGCCCGGCAGCGCCGGCAGAAGGAAGCCGAGCTCAAAAA CCAGCGGCGCGGGGCGACTTTCGGCAGCGCCAGCCCGGCGAGGAGCCACGGGCGCAGCTCGTCGG CTGAAAGCTTCCGGAGCCGACGCTCGGCGGTGAGCTCCGGCAGCGAAGCCGATGAGCGCTCCGAGTCCCTGATCCCCAG gggcaggagggtgaCCCGCCCCCAGAGACCCCTGAGCACCTCGTCCTGCAACGGCCCCAGTGTG gcccctcgCCCAGCCGCCAGCCCCAAGCCGCTTGCGAGCAATGCTGCCAGGAAGTGCCCCGGTAAAG agaACCGCTCCGAGGAGCCCTCGGCCGAGCTGGCCGAGATCGACGCCCGGCTGCAGGCGCTGCAGGAGTACATGGACAGCCTGGCCACCCGCATGTGA
- the CCDC61 gene encoding centrosomal protein CCDC61 isoform X3, with translation MEELRYLQADCAFRHGPHAVRLTLARSALEVEVEANLTTDQWRGQFDAAFIEELTRKTGNFKQFGVFCGMLESALTQSSESVSLELLTYADLESLRSRKTGAIARPPPPTASPLSTKRYLILVYSVEFDRIHYPLPLSYVGRPDPAALLRELRQELVRLRARRGDDGRDAEVRRLRDELEEQRAAETALRHAVRRSEDELLREKARHRREHQKLAAELSAAKASQQRLQLRVKSLTAELASCKRGCQTPAGAAPRPQERRSASRESRGGSQGRPPPRSPSPAGSRPPRFDPTAFVRARQRRQKEAELKNQRRGATFGSASPARSHGRSSSAESFRSRRSAVSSGSEADERSESLIPRGRRVTRPQRPLSTSSCNGPSVAPRPAASPKPLASNAARKCPGKENRSEEPSAELAEIDARLQALQEYMDSLATRM, from the exons ATGGAGGAGCTGCGGTACCTGCAGGCCGACTGCGCCTTCCGGCACGGGCCACACGCTGTCCGGCTGACCCTCGCCCGCTCGGCgctggaggtggaggtggaggcCAACCTGACCACCGACCAGTGGAGAGGGCAGTTCGACGCCGCTT TCATCGAGGAGCTGACCCGCAAAACGGGGAATTTCAAGCAGTTTGGGGTTTTCTGCGGCATGCTGGAGTCGGCGCTGACGCAG AGCAGCGAGTCCGTCAGCCTGGAGCTCCTCACCTACGCCGACCTGGAGAGCCTGCGCAGCCGGAAAACGGGGGCGATCGCCCGGCCTCCCCCTCCCACCGCTTCCCCCCTCAGCACCAAGCGCTACCTCATCCTCGTCTACTCCGTCGAGTTCGACAG GATCCACTACCCGCTGCCGCTGTCCTACGTGGGGAGGCCGGATCCTGCcgcgctgctgcgggagctgaggCAGGAGCTGGTGCGGCTGCGGGCTCGGCGCGGGGACGACGGCCGAGATGCCGAGGTCCGGCGCCTGCGGGACGA gctggaggagcagcggGCGGCAGAGACGGCGTTGCGGCACGCGGTGCGGCGTTCCGAGgacgagctgctgcgggagaaaGCCCGGCACCGGCGCGAGCACCAGAAGCTGGCCGCCGAG CTGTCGGCGGCGAAGGCGTCgcagcagaggctgcagctgcGGGTGAAGAGCCTGACGGCCGAGCTGGCCTCCTGCAAGAGGGG CTGCCAGACCCCCGCCGGCGCGGCCCCTCGCCCGCAGGAGCGACGCTCGGCATCCCGGGAGAGCCGCGGCGGCAGCCAGGGCCGCCCTCCACCGCGGTCGCCGTCACCCGCGG gctctcgCCCGCCTCGTTTCGACCCCACCGCCTTCGTCAGGGCCCGGCAGCGCCGGCAGAAGGAAGCCGAGCTCAAAAA CCAGCGGCGCGGGGCGACTTTCGGCAGCGCCAGCCCGGCGAGGAGCCACGGGCGCAGCTCGTCGG CTGAAAGCTTCCGGAGCCGACGCTCGGCGGTGAGCTCCGGCAGCGAAGCCGATGAGCGCTCCGAGTCCCTGATCCCCAG gggcaggagggtgaCCCGCCCCCAGAGACCCCTGAGCACCTCGTCCTGCAACGGCCCCAGTGTG gcccctcgCCCAGCCGCCAGCCCCAAGCCGCTTGCGAGCAATGCTGCCAGGAAGTGCCCCGGTAAAG agaACCGCTCCGAGGAGCCCTCGGCCGAGCTGGCCGAGATCGACGCCCGGCTGCAGGCGCTGCAGGAGTACATGGACAGCCTGGCCACCCGCATGTGA
- the BLOC1S3 gene encoding biogenesis of lysosome-related organelles complex 1 subunit 3 — protein sequence MAAPRVVPGEASESDSEPELLGGVPGGAPGTGLKVPGEASETSEEEGEEDGGGQRPKPPSAAEEPAAVWGGAQGGPSLLQQRLLEGSGRLRGAVGSALRQSYGTAARVLGGLGGALGRAQAAAASAAHCLRLARRDLRAVAATVDIVTACRLLPDIRGELPPL from the coding sequence ATGGCCGCCCCCCGGGTGGTGCCGGGCGAAGCCTCCGAGAGCGACTCGGAgccggagctgctggggggggtccccgggggagcccccgggaccgggcTGAAGGTGCCGGGCGAAGCCTCCGAGACCTCCgaagaggagggggaagaggatgggggggggcagaggccgaaGCCCCCCTCGGCGGCAGAGGAGCCGGCGGCGGTTTGGGGGGGCGCCCAGGGGGGCCCCTCGCTGCTgcagcagcggctgctggagggctcagggcggctgcggggggcagTGGGCAGCGCCCTGCGACAGAGCTACGGCACCGCGGcccgggtgctgggggggctggggggggccctggGCCGGGCGCAggctgccgccgcctccgccgcccacTGCCTGCGCCTGGCTCGCCGCGACCTGCGCGCCGTGGCCGCCACCGTCGACATCGTCACCGCCTGCCGCCTCCTGCCCGACATCCGCGGGGAGCTGCCGCCGCTCTGA
- the NKPD1 gene encoding NTPase KAP family P-loop domain-containing protein 1 isoform X1, translating into MEPATLPGGTCSPACGGSPVGTPGCCEERLACLAPRGDSCTCRDGAFVEVEPSEHQEPLTEDDIYCRCLSKTLCHTATPVTVGFYAPCGHRLYSLLGKVTGFMREEMAQREEAELHRSHQQPRSPRGWGLLLALWYMAFYKPIITEGHLRRKNIEFVFIHFSAWQYAGCDKLWAGLVTTLCDSVRHHFGALPLSVYHVMGTRPRFASGFSQKEWVLKRDTCLKLWGMLFILAAGLSILLVALLVPGIKDHHTLKVVGSAVTSLSGSSLVLGAFSVLKNLLVSEKQKIERLTNSERFTSQLGFMSKVRREVEVLVDFLAFMEIFERRRLRVVLEITSLDVCYPEKVAGVLNAMSTLLSEANTPFIFILAVDPSVIIPCLEQTGCMKGLADNGYLYLNRTVTLPFSIPEMGARSRLRCLEAAVQTREDLMYRIITSNVERRRAKCQGIPAAPSWQEMDAEAVRCIHEAFRCLHDGADPLTRYLPTNSAHVRRIVNTIPITLRLLLHRAGTPGTPSPRAAAAWVVMADQWPCRLSWVLQCLEDAWQSGPAPDFGTRTLWSIFQENVGELSALRQPLHNVLSLDGDPELFQTFLACDFPFDTRDARAFLGVTVNLDHSIRHKMGLLRGLDRLKKAAAAATVSRSVQCPHPE; encoded by the exons ATGGAGCCGGCGACACTGCCAGGG ggtACCTGCTCGCCAGCGTGTGGGGGGAGCCCggtgggcaccccggggtgctgcgaGGAGCGGCTGGCCTGCCTGGCACCGAGGGGGGACTCTTGCACCTGCCGCGACGGTGCCTTCGTGGAGGTGGAGCCCAGCGAGCACCAAG agccGCTGACGGAGGATGACATCTACTGCCGCTGCCTCTCCAAGACGCTCTGCCACACGGCCACCCCTGTCACCGTCGGCTTCTACGCTCCCTGCGGCCACCGCCTCTACTCCCTGCTGGGCAAGGTCACCG GCTTCATGCGGGAGGAGATGGCGCAGCGGGAGGAGGCCGAGCTGCACCGGAGCCACCAGCAGccgcggagcccccggggctggggcctgCTGCTGGCCCTCTGGTACATGGCCTTCTACAAACCCATCATCACCGAGGGCCACCTGAGGAGGAAGAACATCGAGTTTGTCTTCATCCACTTCAGCGCCTGGCAGTATGCCGGCTGTGACAAGCTCTGGGCCGGTTTGGTCACCACCCTCTGCGACAGCGTCCGCCACCATTTTGGGGCTCTGCCCCTCAGCGTCTACCACGTCATGGGCACCCGGCCCCGCTTCGCCTCCGGCTTTAGCCAGAAGGAGTGGGTCCTCAAGAGGGACACCTGCCTCAAGCTCTGGGGGATGCTCTTCATCCTGGCTGCCGGCCTCAGCATCCTGCTGGTGGCCCTTTTGGTGCCAGGCATCAAGGACCACCACACCTTGAAGGTGGTAGGCAGTGCCGTCACCTCGCTCTCCGGTTCCAGTTTGGTGCTGGGAGCTTTCTCTGTCTTGAAGAACTTGTTGGTCAGCGAGAAGCAGAAGATCGAACGGTTGACCAACAGCGAGAGGTTCACCAGCCAGCTGGGCTTCATGAGCAAGGTGCGCAGGGAGGTGGAGGTGCTCGTCGACTTCTTGGCCTTCATGGAGATCTTTGAGCGCCGACGGCTCCGTGTGGTGCTGGAGATCACCAGCCTGGATGTCTGCTACCCGGAGAAGGTGGCTGGTGTCCTCAACGCCATGAGCACCTTGCTCTCCGAGGCCAACACGCCCTTCATCTTCATCCTGGCTGTGGACCCCAGCGTCATCATCCCCTGCCTGGAGCAGACGGGCTGCATGAAGGGTCTTGCCGACAACGGTTACCTGTACCTCAATCGGACGGTGACGCTGCCCTTCTCCATCCCGGAGATGGGCGCCCGCTCCCGCCTCCGGTGCCTGGAAGCCGCCGTCCAGACGCGGGAGGACCTCATGTACCGCATCATCACCAGCAACGTGGAACGCCGCCGAGCCAAGTGCCAGGGCATCCCAGCGGCTCCCAGCTGGCAGGAGATGGACGCCGAAGCTGTCCGCTGCATCCACGAAGCTTTCCGTTGCCTCCACGATGGTGCCGACCCTCTCACCCGTTACCTCCCCACCAACAGCGCCCACGTCCGCCGCATCGTCAACACCATACCGATCACCCTACGGCTCCTCCTGCACCGCGccggcacccccggcaccccttcgccccgcgccgcggccgcttGGGTGGTGATGGCCGACCAGTGGCCGTGCCGGCTGAGCTGGGTTCTCCAGTGCCTGGAGGATGCGTGGCAGAGCGGGCCGGCGCCGGATTTCGGCACTCGAACATTGTGGAGCATCTTCCAGGAGAACGTGGGGGAGCTGAGCGCCCTGCGGCAACCCCTGCACAACGTCCTCAGCCTGGACGGGGACCCCGAGCTCTTCCAGACCTTCCTCGCCTGCGACTTCCCCTTTGACACCCGCGACGCCCGCGCCTTCCTCGGCGTCACCGTCAACCTGGACCACTCCATCCGGCACAAGATGGGGCTCCTACGCGGCCTCGACCGCCTGAAgaaagccgccgccgccgccaccgtgTCCCGCAGCGTCCAGTGTCCCCACCCCGAGTGA
- the NKPD1 gene encoding NTPase KAP family P-loop domain-containing protein 1 isoform X2 — MEPATLPGGTCSPACGGSPVGTPGCCEERLACLAPRGDSCTCRDGAFVEVEPSEHQGFMREEMAQREEAELHRSHQQPRSPRGWGLLLALWYMAFYKPIITEGHLRRKNIEFVFIHFSAWQYAGCDKLWAGLVTTLCDSVRHHFGALPLSVYHVMGTRPRFASGFSQKEWVLKRDTCLKLWGMLFILAAGLSILLVALLVPGIKDHHTLKVVGSAVTSLSGSSLVLGAFSVLKNLLVSEKQKIERLTNSERFTSQLGFMSKVRREVEVLVDFLAFMEIFERRRLRVVLEITSLDVCYPEKVAGVLNAMSTLLSEANTPFIFILAVDPSVIIPCLEQTGCMKGLADNGYLYLNRTVTLPFSIPEMGARSRLRCLEAAVQTREDLMYRIITSNVERRRAKCQGIPAAPSWQEMDAEAVRCIHEAFRCLHDGADPLTRYLPTNSAHVRRIVNTIPITLRLLLHRAGTPGTPSPRAAAAWVVMADQWPCRLSWVLQCLEDAWQSGPAPDFGTRTLWSIFQENVGELSALRQPLHNVLSLDGDPELFQTFLACDFPFDTRDARAFLGVTVNLDHSIRHKMGLLRGLDRLKKAAAAATVSRSVQCPHPE, encoded by the exons ATGGAGCCGGCGACACTGCCAGGG ggtACCTGCTCGCCAGCGTGTGGGGGGAGCCCggtgggcaccccggggtgctgcgaGGAGCGGCTGGCCTGCCTGGCACCGAGGGGGGACTCTTGCACCTGCCGCGACGGTGCCTTCGTGGAGGTGGAGCCCAGCGAGCACCAAG GCTTCATGCGGGAGGAGATGGCGCAGCGGGAGGAGGCCGAGCTGCACCGGAGCCACCAGCAGccgcggagcccccggggctggggcctgCTGCTGGCCCTCTGGTACATGGCCTTCTACAAACCCATCATCACCGAGGGCCACCTGAGGAGGAAGAACATCGAGTTTGTCTTCATCCACTTCAGCGCCTGGCAGTATGCCGGCTGTGACAAGCTCTGGGCCGGTTTGGTCACCACCCTCTGCGACAGCGTCCGCCACCATTTTGGGGCTCTGCCCCTCAGCGTCTACCACGTCATGGGCACCCGGCCCCGCTTCGCCTCCGGCTTTAGCCAGAAGGAGTGGGTCCTCAAGAGGGACACCTGCCTCAAGCTCTGGGGGATGCTCTTCATCCTGGCTGCCGGCCTCAGCATCCTGCTGGTGGCCCTTTTGGTGCCAGGCATCAAGGACCACCACACCTTGAAGGTGGTAGGCAGTGCCGTCACCTCGCTCTCCGGTTCCAGTTTGGTGCTGGGAGCTTTCTCTGTCTTGAAGAACTTGTTGGTCAGCGAGAAGCAGAAGATCGAACGGTTGACCAACAGCGAGAGGTTCACCAGCCAGCTGGGCTTCATGAGCAAGGTGCGCAGGGAGGTGGAGGTGCTCGTCGACTTCTTGGCCTTCATGGAGATCTTTGAGCGCCGACGGCTCCGTGTGGTGCTGGAGATCACCAGCCTGGATGTCTGCTACCCGGAGAAGGTGGCTGGTGTCCTCAACGCCATGAGCACCTTGCTCTCCGAGGCCAACACGCCCTTCATCTTCATCCTGGCTGTGGACCCCAGCGTCATCATCCCCTGCCTGGAGCAGACGGGCTGCATGAAGGGTCTTGCCGACAACGGTTACCTGTACCTCAATCGGACGGTGACGCTGCCCTTCTCCATCCCGGAGATGGGCGCCCGCTCCCGCCTCCGGTGCCTGGAAGCCGCCGTCCAGACGCGGGAGGACCTCATGTACCGCATCATCACCAGCAACGTGGAACGCCGCCGAGCCAAGTGCCAGGGCATCCCAGCGGCTCCCAGCTGGCAGGAGATGGACGCCGAAGCTGTCCGCTGCATCCACGAAGCTTTCCGTTGCCTCCACGATGGTGCCGACCCTCTCACCCGTTACCTCCCCACCAACAGCGCCCACGTCCGCCGCATCGTCAACACCATACCGATCACCCTACGGCTCCTCCTGCACCGCGccggcacccccggcaccccttcgccccgcgccgcggccgcttGGGTGGTGATGGCCGACCAGTGGCCGTGCCGGCTGAGCTGGGTTCTCCAGTGCCTGGAGGATGCGTGGCAGAGCGGGCCGGCGCCGGATTTCGGCACTCGAACATTGTGGAGCATCTTCCAGGAGAACGTGGGGGAGCTGAGCGCCCTGCGGCAACCCCTGCACAACGTCCTCAGCCTGGACGGGGACCCCGAGCTCTTCCAGACCTTCCTCGCCTGCGACTTCCCCTTTGACACCCGCGACGCCCGCGCCTTCCTCGGCGTCACCGTCAACCTGGACCACTCCATCCGGCACAAGATGGGGCTCCTACGCGGCCTCGACCGCCTGAAgaaagccgccgccgccgccaccgtgTCCCGCAGCGTCCAGTGTCCCCACCCCGAGTGA